The segment GAAAGCATCTACTAAGGGTGGCAGTGGGGAATAGAAGGGTTCAAAGGCCCTGGGACAGAGGTAAAGATCTCTCAACCAGGGCAGATTCCCCTCACAATATAGGTTAGCATTTGTGTTCTCCTAAAATCTTGACAGATGTCTCCTCAGGAAAatgtcacaagaaaagaaaaacatagccTGAAATTAAACTGATGGTACCATCTGGGACATCCAACAAGACATAATAATACACTGACAACCCAACACAAAACTGTCCTCTAGATGTTCAGGGCCAGATCTGCTTAAAAGTAtagttcaaggggcacctgggtggctcaatcagttgagcgtccaacttcagctcaggtcatgatcttgtggctcttgaattcaagccccacattgggctctctgctgtcggtgcagagcctgcttcagatcctctatcccttgctctctctgcacctccctggctcacgctctctctcaaaatttaaaaaaaaaaaaaagaaattttaaaaaaagttcaagcAGTTCAAGcagaagtggcaaaaaaaaaaaaaaaaaaagctacacacACAGAGCAGTCTGTTTTACATCTGCTCTCCCCCTTTTTGTCCTTACAAAGTCTGGATCTCTAGTCTGGCACCTCGAGTAATAAAGGGAATGGGtctgcctttccttcccattCTCCCCAAAACACCTCTTATGAAACAGAGACCTTATTTAGATATGAGCCATGTTCTTCGAAGCTTTCCCTGTATCAGCTCCCAGTGGTGTCCTGTTAAGACATGACAGTCCACACTGACTGTGACCCTACATCTTGAGTTCCCCAAAGgggagagaaaatattaagcattGGACCATAGGAGCAAATTCGATTTTTCCATCTCAAGTGACTTACACTGAGAGCCACTATGATCACTCTAATTCAAGAGAAATCCTCTTTCTGGGAACAGGGTCTACAATGGAGACTGTCATTGGGCTTTGagtcaaaatcaataaacatgttccttttgggttttgtttcggtgtttttttttttttttttttttttgggctcAGAGTTTTTTTCTAAACCCAGTATCAGGTTGAAAAGGTAATTATGTTGAGTAAGAAACGGTGGGTACTGTTCTTGAGGGAGATGATGTGTCAAACTAAGAATAGGAAGGTATGAAGGATAGAGAGTGAGGGAAATGTTCTTTTAATAGTAATTATCTTGGTTGTATAAAGCGTCTTTGTTCTTCAGAGCTTCATGTACCCCTCCTgtactttctcatttctttttcttccctcttgaaAGGATAGGAGTATAGAAGAGGGCAATCATCTGTCTACAATCACTCAGTGGGCCAGGTGGCCATGGCATAATGGGTCCTATACCCTGCCCCTACCCACGGAGCCAGAGGACTGAGTCCCTaagggttctctctttccctaactAAACAATAAATTCCTGCAAGAAAAACCATGTTTTACATGTTTGGGTGCACCCCAGCACCTAACACAATACCTTGCAAACAGGAGGCAGAATAATcatatagaaatgaaaatcactttactttcctacttaaaaaatgttttaggggaaAGCCTGTGATCTTGAAGTTGCCCTTAAGTCTTTCAAGATCCAGCCTGTGCTGATCTCTCCAATAACATTTCTTAGCACTGTACTCTAAGCTCCAGGTGCACTGGCTTGCAGTCACCAAAAGCACTATATTCGTTCCTCTTGGCTTTAGTTCTCTGAGCTACTCTGAGAAGCCTCCCTCCCATCCACCTGGTTTGGGTGAGGTTCTCCTTTGTGGTCTCTTTGCTTCCTTTATTCTTGCACGTAGCACATCTATCAATAATTGTCTGCCTAGCTTTTTACACAGTTGGCATTTTTAGGGGAGAGCAGGAGATCTCTAGTACTTGGCACACAGCAGACACGCAGTCAGTTTGTCGAATAAATGCACATGTTTTACAGATACTTACTGCATAACTGATCATGCTACGGGTTCTGGGAAGGCGAGGGAGGTGAACAGGGAGTGTGACCTTAAGTAACTTTAAATACTTAAGGTCAGAGCTACTTTGGAGAGATAAGTGGAAAGTAAGAAAAAGGCACAAATAACAGCTATTtcaagaggggaagaaaagaaaaaggggactCTTCCACAGGCTACTAAAAAAGAAGCCCTGAAATGCAAGAGTAGCAGGTATATGAATATCTAAATGGGGAATAAACCTCACAAATGAAATCAAATGCCACTGGGGCCAGCCCATCACTGCTCTAAGTGAAGTTTTCTCTTACCGGTATCCCATGCTGATGTATGCCTAGCTTGTCTATAAAAACTAGATGTTCCCAGACTCAGACCCCGGTGCAGATGAAGgcaaaaagttttctaaaatgaaaaaattctatACCAGATCCCACCCCGATTCAACAGAcctattttcttctctcactgCAGAGTACAAGAAGCAGCTTTTTAAGCTGAGAAGAAAAGGCCTTTTAACAAAAGGATTCATCGATGTGTGTATTATGTGGCTACTTTTGGGACAGGTTGTGGCAGAAGTAGAGTGGCTGAATGTTATTCTGCAGATGGTGAAACCTGAGAATGAGTTCAGTCAATTCAGTCTGTACTTAGGACCAAAATGTGCTGGTAACAGGAATTATGACTTGTTACAGAACAGGAACAGCCAAAAGCCTTGCAGCCTCCATTTTGGTGCTTACCCTCCTGGTTTCCATAAGGGGCCTCTTTTTGCTGGGGCCTTGGCTGGAAATCCCCATCTTGGCCCTGAGGTGGGGAAAAAAGCCCAGGAAATGTTACTGGCAGCAGCAACATCACATTTAAGCAAATGTGGCCTAAATGAATATTTCAGCAGGTTGGCTATTTTTATACCACTCCTGGCCTACGGAATAAATTGCGTGGCCAAATTTTCTTTGGGTGCTGCTTTAATTCACAGCAGAATCCCAATTTGAAACATTTAAGGATCTAGGGGTTGAGAAAGGGAAAATGTGATTGACAGCAGGTAATCAGATTTTGAAATACTTGACTGCATCAAAACCCAGAGAAAGGGAAGATGTGAGGCCTCATCTCCATGGAAAATTCAGTCAAATAGAACAGAGCAAAGCTTCACACCTCCAAGTACCTTCACATTCCACCTGTCTGGGAAAGAAGTTTCCTGACTCTTCCCTGACATGTGCATGTGGAGGGTAgaggcctcagttccctcacGGAACTGTTTGCCCACACGACCCCAGGAAAGAAGCAGCTGCTCTCTGGGAACATGGGCTGAAAGCACTTTGGGCTGGGGAGCAAACCACACCTTGGATTATTCCAGCTGCCCTCTCTGGGTGCGAGTTAAGAATGACTGAATTATCTTATCTTTACTGATTCACTCTGTCCCTGACAGAGATTGTAAAGAATAAAGTAAGTAGCCTCCACAATAGCAACTTCAACATGTTAAGGATATGTTCAACATTGACCCTAATATTGCAGTATTTCACCCATTGGCTGATACATACCCTCTTGTACGTATTTACATTTTagctcacattctctcttaaAGGCAGATTTCCAAAAAACTTCACTGCTTActaggtaaaatagaattttattttatttttttctcactctcttgAGGATTTTTCTGTGTTCTTATATAATATGCTGGGACTTCTTAAGTCTTGGGCCTTCTGGTAGTGTGACCATACTGAGTGCTGAGTATGTGTCGGATTCAGTTGTACATAGATGTGATCGCCTTTCCTCATAGTCACTGTCTTGATGAGCAGAAGACTCCCACTTTGCCGAGGAAGGAACTGTTTTCAAATTACTTTGCAAACATCAACGTGTCTCCTTCCCTTAGTCCACCCCCGGAAATAAGCAGGTACCAATGAAGGCTGAAGACAAAAAGTGACTCAGCGAAGGACAAGATCGGCCGGCAGCAACGGCTGGCGAAGCCTAAGGAGGATGCAGGATTTCAACTCTCTCCCAACACCACTGACCTGTCCAGCTCTGGCCTGTGCAGGGGGCTGGGTACTTCCACTCGCGCTCGTTTCCTCATCATGGCTCCTGCTGCTTTCGTCTCCGCCGGCACCTTCAGAGAGGAACCAGACTCCTGTGACTCCTTTTCCAGACCTGCTCACGGTTCACGAGGGCACAGTGAAGAGAACTCCCCATCTCTAAATTGCCTACAGCAACTTTTAACACCGGCTTCGCAAGTGAGGCTAGATATCGTTGCTAGAGACAGTCTTAGAAATTTAGCCAAGAGGAAAAAGATGGTCTCGTGTATACAATTCTGATTGGACCTGGGCAGCAACCAAGGGGCAAAGtaagaggaagagacaagagCAGGACTTTTTGGACAAGACATGGCAATAAAGGCAATTTTCATCTTGTGTAGAAAAGGCAAACTTACCAATCCAAGAGGACTGTCATTTATTGGTTTCCCTACAATGGAAATTTGAAGGTTATAATGGATCAAGATGCTGTTTCACCTGGATTTCTGGCTACCACTTATTTCTTACAACTGGTCGTAGACAAAAAGCTCTATGTatgccttttcccttttctgcctGGTACCACTTTTGCTAGAAATCCGGGGTCTTCAAACTCTCTTgccctattttttaaagaactattgtCATCTACAAGGTCAAACATACTACATTTATGTTATATTCTAATGATATGCCACTTAAAAGGGAATGATCcttagtataaaataaaaaaggtaggggcccctgggtggctcagtcggttaagcgtccgactttggctcaggtcacgatctcacagtttgtgagttcaagccccgtgtcgggctctgtgcagacagctcagagcctggagcctgcttccaattctgtgtctccctctctctgcccctcccctgctcacactctgtctgtctctctctcacacaaataaataaacattaaaaaaaattttaagaagaaaaaaggtagaaCTTCAGACATCAGTGACAAATGAATTGGGGAGATACTTTGAGGCAAGGCCTTCGCACTCTTTTCCAAATCAAACTGGCAGGTATCTATTTGTCCCTCTACGAGTAAAAATAGCAATGGCCTTCAGATATTAAAAACCTGGAGATGCCTTTAAGATACTGCTAACTTAAGAGTCACTGAATACTCTAAAATGGAAGgaagtatttttatataagaGATCTCTTTCACTGAGTGATTACTGTCAGTCAGACTTTGTTTATTaatatgtataattaatatatatatatatattttaacaactCAGTGAGAtgggtgctattattatcctttGCCATTTCACAAAGGGggcacagaaagattaagtaactcatctaaggtcacacagctctcaAGTGGCAAAAccactgggatttgaaccaagcCGTCTGGCTTGGAGCACTTGCTCCTAACCTCTACACTGTGTGGCGTTAGGGCCCAGTCAGGCTGGCCATTTTGCCATACTGACCTTGCAATGCTAACCCACGGACATTCAACCTTCCCTATTTCTCCTCCACCACTAAAACTTCCATCATTCTACTTACCAGGTGACGGGTTTTGATGAAACCATTTCATCTCCACATACAGAGTAAAAACAAATGGATAGGGGGCCAAGACGATTTCCCCATATTTGAATTTCAGGTGGGACACTCTTTCCCATTTGCTTTTATCTGAGAAATGGTGCTAAGGAGTGAAGAAAGCAGTCAGTACGAATCCCTGAGTACTATTCTAGGGATAAGACCCTTGCCCTTCCCTGTCCTACGAGTCTGCCGCTTCCATTTGAATCTATAGTGTGACCTGTAGCTTATTTCTATCCTGAAATGAAAGGATACAGGGAAATACAATGAAGTGTTCTGTAGCAAATGGCTGCAGATTGTCCAAGTTTCCCAAGACCACACGAATagaatcctggaaaaaaaatctgaaatgagtTTAATATTGTCTAGTCCCAGCCAATCTGTCCATTTACACCTGTCACTGCTTTTTGCAAACCCTTCATTCTATTAAAGCTGAACTATGTGCTGTTCCCTGAACATGCCTTCTGATCCTCCATTTCTGtgctctgttccctctgcctgaaatgcccttTCGTAGTAATGGGGGAGGAATGGAGGGGGCCAAGATATGAACAATGGGGTTCCAGGCAATGGGGTTCCAGGGCTTACTCTCTTAACCATTCATTAGGCACAATGCCTatcaacaaatgttttctgaGTAAAAGAAGATGAGAATATCTGCCTGAAAGCTGAGAGCAAGAACACAGAAAGAGCACCTTGAAAACTTtggttataaatgtatataaatgctcCCTAGCGACCGCATACTGAGCTACTGTGTGGCAGGCACTGCACACATCTATTTCTAACCCTCACCACAATCGTGAAAACAGGTACTGTTTATCAACCTCATTGACAGGTAAGGAAGCAGGCTTGGAGAAGgtaggtaacttgcccaaaagTCCCATTGTGAAGGCAGAACTTAACTCAAATCTAGGTGTGACTGGCTCTGAGGTCTATGGTCTCTCCACTTTGCTAAATACTGCCTTGCACTTTTCTCTGCCCATGTTAACTGAAGCAAAGTGAAATAAACTCTGCTCTACTTACaattaaaataagcagaaaacTCTCGTGgttctattattaaaataattgttatttataaCAATGTCTCTGATCTCCCACAAGATTCTAAGGTACCTTCAACACTTAGCCAAAGAGCTATAGATACCTTTAAGGCTAGGACTCAAATTTTTGGTTTCATAGAGTTTTCTGTttgtatatttcattgtattcaaaTTCCTTGAAATATGACAGTGTATGTCTTTATAAATCTGAACGGTCCCAAATCACTGAGTTGTGAAGTCGGAAGAGAAATAAACTAGTTTAGAAGTCTCATTTTATGAATAAGGCAATTAAGACCAAGAGACAGAAATGATTTGCTGGGGTTCGCACTGCTAATCAGTGGCTCAGCCAGGGCTGGAATCCAAGGCCAGCGCCCAGAGCTCTGACTCCTTGCCCAACGCGTTCACCAATTCACAAAGCTGTTCACTTGCTCAGTGTTTCTCCTGTGGGAGAACCTAAGTAAGGCTGGgtaaagaaggaatgaaaatgaaGTGGGAATAAAGCAATTGCAAATGTTTCCAATTAAAATGAAGACACAGCAGTCTTGTATGTGTATTTACAATTGAGTTTCCTGAACGTCAAGTACCAGGCAGTGGTTGGGAGGGTGAGGCTTCCCAGAGCCCTGGAAGGCGGCAGTCCTCCAGAAGCTTTCTCCATGCCAGCCACCACAGAAGAGAGCTGCAGAGGGCTGGGAAGTCTGGTGGAAACAATAGAACTCTAAGCCTCAAAGGTGCTGACACTTCAACTAGAAGAACTGAGAAAGGATACAGGCTTTAATTTCCTTGGAAAAACAGTTAAGTTTCTTTGCAGAGGAACTACGGCAGGGAGAAGCCAAGTGATCAAGTGGAGGTTGTGACTCAGTTCACAGGAAATAATTAAAAGCTGGATATGGTCGCATCCTTGGCTTAAAGAATAACTTTCCCAGAAGTTGTCTGCTTTTTCCCCTACCTCCAGCTCCTTGAGGATGACTTCCTTATCTTCTATCTCTTCCCCTCTAGAAGGTAAACAAACAAGAGATAAATAAGCTGAGAAGGAAAGCTCTGAAGACGCTAGACtctactgtcagtacagagtagACAGAAGAGCAAAAATGACACTTCCACTGAGCTACAGAAACATGACTAAGTAAGAATCGTGTGTGTTGACCAACAGCTCATGGGAAGAAGTGACCACGTAGGTGGTATGGTCTGAGAACTGGTAGAAGGTTGTTCCAAAATATCTTCCCCATTAACTTGCCAAGACCTGAAATTAAGTTAACAATTTGTTAGACTTGTTGTACTCAAGTGTAGTCTGTGGACCACCAGGCATCCTCAAGCCCCTGTCAAGTGTCCTTGAAGGCATAACTCTTTTTATACTAATAATAAGacgttatttgccttttttttccttgctgtgtTAACATTTGTAATCATTAGCACAAAAGCAATGGAGGGCAAAATTGCTGGTGCCTTTGCACAAATCTAGCTAGTTACACTAAACTGTACTAGCAGTTGTGGTAATCTTGACtgccacacaggaaaaaaaatccagcttcatttaatatatttgaggaagcaagaaaaaaattaataattttataaaatctcaACCCTTAAATACATGTCTTTTTAATACACTAGGTGATAAAATGGGAAGTATTCATTAAGTACTTCTGCTGCATACAGAAATATGATGGGTGTCTTGAGGAAAAGCACTTGGGCAACTAACTGTTAAAGTTGCAGATTAAACTAGCTGCTTTTCATGGAATGGTATTTTACTTCAATGATCAGCTAACAAACTATAGTCATTATACAGACTTAGAAATGTGACatttcctcaaaaatgaatagtGAGCTTATCAATTCAAGCAAAACAACTGACAGTATTTATTTGTGCCAATGATGAGTTTTGGGATTTCAAGCAAAATCTGAACTTTGGAAAACTCAATCCACCACAGTGAGATTGACaagtttcaaaaacttaaaacacttTTCTAAGATTGATCGTGATATTAACAGATATGATTTTTTGATATTGTATAACGAAGTGTGTTGACATTTGGATTATCTATATAAGTCAGTcaaccaatattttccaaatgaccaatgaaACATGTTATGTTACAAATCATCCTAGGTAAAAGATTCACTCCCAGAACAAGACAGATTTTAATACAGCAGAGTTCAAAAAGTTCACCGATAGAATTTCAGATTCCATATTGcaactaacttttaaaaaagtaccacgttaaacaaaaccaaacaaaaaaactatcaCTTCTTAAATTTTAACGTAGGGTCAAAGAATGCCCACAATAATCTGTGAAGGCTATTAACACATTTCTACCTTCCCCAACTACACATCTATGTGGGGctggatttttttcatataattcaaccaaaaaaaccagactgaatgcagaagcagatataaTCTATCAGCTTTCTATTAAGCCAGACTAATgagatttgcaaaaatttaaaacaatgccaatcttctcattaattttttttgtctttgaaaattagctatttttaataaaaatgtgttaacaCTTAAtggatacattattttaaattaactaatacattttaaaattgtggtaaaatgtatataacctaaaatttgccattttagccatttttaagtatacaattcagcaGTATTAATTAGACTCACAACCATggtgtacaaccatcaccactatttttCCAAAGCTTATCTTCCCAAACAGAAACACTGTACTCATTAAGCAATAACTCCTcattctcccctccacccctcccctggtgacccctaatctattttctgtctctatgaattttccTGTTTAATATTTCATAGAAGTAgaatcatatttttccttttgttcctggattatttcaattagcataatgtttttgcggttcatccatgttgtacaggtatcagaacttcatttcttttgcaatttcttcagtagctgaataatattctattgcatatatGTATACGGCACGCATAtaactacattttgtttataattcaCCAATTTGAtggcacttgggctgtttccatctTCTATCATGAATAATACAGCTATGAACATTGTTGTACAAGAATCTGCTTGactccctgttttcaattcttttgggcatatacctaggaatgaaattgctgtgttatatggtaattctatgtttaactttttgaggaactgccaaattgttttccatggCAGGtgcactattttatattcccatcagttCTATACAAgacttccaatttctccacatccttgccaactgttattttctgggttgttttttttttttttaatacccatccaagtaggtgtgaagtggtatctcattaagGTTTGGATTTGCATGTCCCTGGTGTAAGGAtactgagcatcttctcatgtgcttatcgGCCATTTGTGTATCTCATTTGAAGTAATGTCTATTTAAatactttgtccatttttattattttttaaacgtttatttttgagagagggagagagagagagagcgtgtgcacaagcgggggaggggagagagagaagggagacagaggatttgaagcaggatccgcactgtcagtgcagacccccatggggagctcaaactcaccaacttcgagatcaagacctgagctgaagttggtcacctaaaagagccacccaggcaccccagcctttgTCGATTCTTAAACTggcttattttgttgtttttgagttgtacttcttttaatgtttgtttgtttatttatttatagtgtttatgtttgagagagagagcacaagcagtgtggggcagagagacagagagagggagacagagattccacgcaggttctgcactgtcagcacagagccagacttggagcttaaactcacaaaccatgagatcatgaactgaaccaaaatccagagtcggatgcttaacagactgagccacccaggttccctgagtTGTActtctttctatattctggatattaaactcttaccagatatgtgatttatagatattttctcccatctgtgAGTTGCCCTTGCactctgttgatagtgtcctttgatgcacaatttttaaaaatttaatgcagTCCAAATTTATCgaattttcttttgttgcctatgcttttggtaTGGTATTTAAGAAACCACTGCCAAAttcaaagtcatgaagatttgcccctatgttttctcctaagagttttatagttttagctcttaaatttaggtctttgatctattttttgTAAGTTCTGTGTACAGTATAagggtctaacttcattcttctgcatgtggatatccattcttctcagaaccatttgttaaagacactgttcCTCCACTACTGAACACTTTTGGCATTCTAGTCAAAAACTAATGTGAatgtgaaggtttatttctgggctctcaattctattctatGGTCTGTAAGCTGTTCTTACGCCATTACCTGTAGCTTTTTGGGTTACCTGTAGCTTTGtagcaagttcttttttttttttatttttttttaaatttttttttcaacgtttatttatttttgggacagagagagacagagcatgaacgggggaggggcagagagagagggagacacagaatcggaaacaggctccaggctctgagccatcagcccagagcccgacgcagggctcgaactcacggaccgcgagatcgtgacctggctgaagtcggacacttaaccgactgtgccacccaggcgcccctgtagcaaGTTCTTAAATTGGGAAGTAGgagtcttccaattttgttctttatcgagattattttggctattcagggtctcttgaaattccatgatttttttttaagagagagagcgggaggagagagaaaatcccaagcaggctccacttctcagtggagaacccaatgtggggctcgaacccatgaccctgggaccatgacctgagccaaaatcaagagatggatgctcaacccactgagccacctggatgctccatttcatatgaattttaagatgggCTTGTCCAGTTTTGCAAAatatgccactggaattttgatagggatttcactgaatctgtagattgctttgtcatcttaataatattaagtcttccaaccCACAAACATAGATATCTAGTaagtcttcaatttcttttggcaactttttgtagttttcagtgggCAAGTCTtgcatctccttggttaaatttattgctaaatatttttcttattggtactactgtaaatgaaattgttttcttaactttcttcTCAGATTGTTTTTTGCTAGTGTATACAAATACCACtgattttgtgtgttgattttgtatcctgcaactttgctgaattcattgatcagctctaataggttttttgtttgttttgtttttttggtgtgtgtgtgtgtgaattctttagggttttctacaggTAAGATCATGGTTTCCACAGATAGAGAtggtttcacttcttcctttccaatttgtatgtattttatttctttttcttgactaattgctctggctagaaacAAGTACTATGATGGATGGAAGTAGTGAAAATGAGCATCTTGAGAGAAAAGCTTTAAGTTTTTCATAACTGAGTaagttagctgtgggattttcatatatggtctttatcatattgaggaagttcccctctattcctagtttattgagtgtttttatcatgcaAGGGTGCTGgatttggtcaaatgctttttctttctcaattaaGATAATCATGTGACTTTTTCCCCTTACATTCTGTTACTGTGGTGTATTATATTGgttgatttctgtgtgtgtgtgtgtgtgtatttaatgcttatttattttaagagagagagagaggggcgcctgggtggctcagttggttaagtgtccgacttgggctcaggtcgtgatctcgcggttcgtgagttcaagccccgcatcaggctctgtgctgatggctcagagcctggggcctgtttcagattctgtgtctccctctctctctgaccctcccccattcatgctctctgtctcaaaaataaataaacgttgaaaaaaaattaaaaaataaaataagagagagagagagagagaagggcagagagagagggggagagaatcccaagcaggctctggctgtcagcacagagccagacatggggctcaatgtaacagaccgagagatcatgacatgagacaaaatcgagtcagatgcttaactgactgagccacccaggtgcccctgatgtctgtatactgaaccatccttgcattcctagggtctttatcccaggaatgtaaaCAGTGCCAATctcctcattaatttttttaaaaatatagttaacc is part of the Felis catus isolate Fca126 chromosome D1, F.catus_Fca126_mat1.0, whole genome shotgun sequence genome and harbors:
- the MAJIN gene encoding membrane-anchored junction protein isoform X8 yields the protein MDFPGAPGWLSGCGVLDFSPGGHQQLPVGHHLEAMSLKPFTYPFPETRFLHAGPNVYKFKIRYGNSIRGEEIEDKEVILKELEDSIRVVLGNLDNLQPFATEHFIVFPYKSKWERVSHLKFKYGEIVLAPYPFVFTLYVEMKWFHQNPSPGKPINDSPLGLESGSSLKVPAETKAAGAMMRKRARVEVPSPLHRPELDSGSLLLIKTVTMRKGDHIYVQLNPTHTQHSVWSHYQKAQDLRSPSILYKNTEKSSRE